The following coding sequences are from one Virgibacillus necropolis window:
- a CDS encoding aspartate aminotransferase family protein: METVEDKKKKLLVEKDRQNVWHHVSPYNKDNPAMVVTEAKGSWITDHNGNRLLDGMSGLWCVNVGYGREELALAAYEQMKQMAYAPMIQSHAPAIELAEKINELLDDDYMIFYSNSGSDANEVAFKIARQYHQQNGESLRYKFISRYRAYHGSSMGALSATGQALRKYKYEPLSSGFLHVAPPDNYRRPAGQSVKEYNLRRAEELEEKIIWEQKETIAGIIMEPLITGGGVLIPHPVYVKKVQEICKRHGVLLIIDEVICGFGRTGKMFGHMHYDSRPDIVTMAKGLTSAYLPLSITAVRKDIYETFKNSEENSHFRHVNTFGGNPAACAVALKNIEIIEQENLVSRAAILGDRLEKELEELKDHPYVGDIRSQGFLMGIELVEDKITKEPALAQRVSKIIGECKVNGLIIGKNGDTVAGYNNILTICPPLSSTDEDLDFIITVVKKVFKQNES, translated from the coding sequence ATGGAAACTGTAGAAGACAAGAAAAAGAAGTTACTTGTTGAAAAGGATCGTCAAAATGTGTGGCATCATGTTTCACCGTATAATAAGGATAATCCTGCGATGGTTGTGACAGAAGCAAAAGGATCCTGGATAACTGATCATAATGGAAATAGGCTTCTTGATGGAATGTCTGGGCTTTGGTGTGTAAACGTCGGTTATGGAAGAGAAGAATTGGCGCTAGCTGCATATGAACAAATGAAACAGATGGCTTATGCACCTATGATTCAAAGTCATGCCCCGGCAATAGAGCTTGCTGAAAAGATAAATGAATTGTTGGATGACGATTATATGATCTTCTATTCTAATAGTGGTTCCGATGCAAATGAAGTGGCATTTAAGATTGCCCGCCAATACCATCAGCAAAACGGCGAATCGTTAAGATATAAGTTTATTTCACGTTACCGAGCATACCATGGAAGTTCGATGGGGGCGTTATCCGCAACTGGTCAAGCATTACGTAAATATAAATACGAACCACTTTCTTCTGGATTTCTGCATGTTGCACCACCTGATAATTACCGTCGCCCCGCTGGGCAATCTGTTAAAGAATATAATTTACGAAGAGCCGAGGAACTTGAGGAAAAAATTATATGGGAGCAGAAAGAGACCATTGCGGGGATTATCATGGAACCGCTAATTACTGGAGGAGGCGTGTTAATTCCGCATCCTGTATATGTAAAAAAAGTACAAGAGATCTGTAAACGACATGGTGTTTTATTAATTATTGATGAGGTCATTTGCGGGTTTGGCAGAACAGGTAAGATGTTTGGTCATATGCACTATGATAGTAGGCCAGATATTGTTACGATGGCTAAAGGACTTACAAGTGCCTATCTACCATTATCAATCACAGCTGTTCGTAAAGACATTTATGAAACGTTTAAGAATAGTGAGGAAAATAGTCACTTCCGTCATGTAAATACATTTGGAGGTAACCCAGCAGCCTGTGCAGTTGCCTTGAAAAATATCGAGATTATTGAGCAAGAAAACCTAGTGTCGAGAGCTGCAATTTTAGGGGACCGATTAGAAAAAGAGTTAGAAGAATTGAAAGACCACCCATACGTAGGGGATATTCGTAGCCAGGGATTTTTAATGGGTATCGAATTAGTAGAGGATAAAATAACGAAAGAACCTGCACTTGCTCAGCGGGTTAGTAAAATCATTGGGGAATGTAAAGTCAACGGTTTAATTATTGGAAAAAATGGGGATACGGTAGCGGGATATAATAACATTTTAACAATTTGCCCACCGCTTTCTAGTACAGACGAAGATTTGGATTTCATTATTACTGTAGTGAAAAAGGTCTTTAAACAAAATGAGTCCTAA
- a CDS encoding trans-sulfuration enzyme family protein: MTQNFDTRAVHLSNKEKKSFTSKVTPIYQTSAFKFTDLDDIEDFFNGKNDYLYTRVGNPNPDELGEAIAQLEGAPHGVATSSGLSAILAGILSVAKHGDHIVASKDIYGGTYELLANELPDFGIEVTFVDFTNQEEISKNIKSTTTLIYSESITNPLLRVEDLSALVTIAKNHNLYTMIDNTFATPYFCTPFEEGVDLVVHSATKYIGGHSDVTAGVLVGREDLIAKAKSKVVNLGSNLSPFEAWLACRGLKTLSVRMERHAKNAQALANALKENNAVQKVYYPENVSSKGNGAIVTIDITGRCNVADFFKSLDWVKIVPTLAGVETSVSYPLSTSHRAVPEASRKELGITEGLVRISVGIEDAADIIAAFEHALKESVLS; the protein is encoded by the coding sequence ATGACACAAAATTTTGATACAAGAGCAGTCCACCTATCCAATAAAGAAAAGAAATCATTTACAAGCAAGGTAACTCCAATCTATCAGACCTCTGCCTTCAAGTTTACCGATCTTGATGATATAGAAGATTTTTTTAACGGGAAGAATGATTATTTGTACACCCGGGTTGGTAATCCAAATCCAGATGAATTGGGTGAAGCAATTGCACAGTTGGAAGGTGCCCCGCATGGTGTGGCGACTTCTTCAGGGTTGTCGGCGATTTTAGCAGGGATATTGAGTGTCGCTAAGCATGGTGACCATATTGTTGCATCTAAGGATATCTATGGGGGTACATATGAACTTTTAGCAAATGAATTGCCGGATTTTGGGATTGAGGTTACATTTGTTGATTTTACTAACCAGGAAGAAATCTCTAAAAATATTAAATCTACCACCACACTGATTTATTCGGAGTCTATAACGAACCCATTACTGCGTGTGGAAGATTTGTCTGCACTAGTTACTATTGCGAAGAACCACAATCTTTACACGATGATTGACAATACATTCGCAACCCCTTACTTCTGTACGCCATTTGAAGAGGGCGTTGACTTGGTTGTGCATAGTGCAACGAAATACATTGGCGGGCATAGTGATGTTACTGCAGGTGTGCTAGTCGGTAGAGAAGACCTGATTGCCAAAGCAAAATCAAAAGTAGTTAATTTAGGTAGTAATTTGAGCCCTTTTGAAGCATGGCTTGCTTGCCGTGGTTTAAAGACTTTAAGCGTAAGAATGGAGCGTCATGCCAAGAACGCTCAAGCTTTAGCCAATGCATTAAAAGAAAACAATGCCGTGCAAAAGGTTTATTATCCCGAGAATGTGTCATCAAAAGGAAACGGAGCGATCGTCACAATTGATATCACCGGGAGATGTAATGTAGCCGACTTTTTCAAATCGTTAGACTGGGTAAAAATAGTTCCTACGTTGGCAGGTGTGGAAACATCTGTTTCATATCCACTATCCACTTCGCATCGTGCTGTTCCTGAAGCTTCTAGGAAGGAGCTTGGCATTACAGAAGGACTAGTACGGATTTCGGTAGGAATAGAGGATGCAGCCGATATTATCGCCGCCTTTGAACATGCATTAAAGGAATCTGTTCTGTCTTAG
- a CDS encoding PucR family transcriptional regulator, producing MISRSQLTIKNVLTRDTFQHAKVIAGSNGLGKLVKWTHILETNKFESLINGGELILTTGAGLQLDSQTKLTYVEKLIERSAVGICIEIGTHVNKMPSEIIQLADKHDFPIIIFEEVVKFVDITQDLHSLIINQHHLELNQLNLLSKKFNELSLSPNGILKILQELYANFKKSTLFITVDTKSYYYPPEVKDMDELIRSYFKGFKEKNMQQRFFSLNGENFALFPVKGLGQVWGYLCLQVKDSLLDEFFFTVMDCAALAIAQIMLRNRTIEERKQNQEDELVRNLLQGKNYDLNELQSVIPSLTMNLYYRVILIQTNYPEINLVEKDWEEIKLQRSMMFKSLFKQHGFFPAVSIGKSEIAIISSYTTDDHLIKDKTKLSQVIQTIREIKEPNILDGSKCTFGVSKAYKDITLVSRSYKEAKDVFILQESKKVQTFFYENLGVFRLLLLLHESGQLESYINDYLGGLLKYDQETKSDLFTTLEIYLECSGSKKEAAEQLFIVRQTLYHRLGKIEQLIGKGFMDPMNRLALETAIKAYYLVKNTPVNNH from the coding sequence TTGATTAGTAGATCCCAATTAACCATTAAAAATGTACTTACAAGAGATACGTTTCAACATGCTAAAGTTATCGCTGGAAGCAATGGATTAGGAAAATTGGTGAAATGGACGCATATACTGGAAACCAACAAATTCGAGTCATTAATAAATGGGGGCGAATTAATTCTAACAACAGGTGCAGGACTACAGCTTGATTCCCAAACAAAACTTACCTATGTTGAAAAATTAATAGAAAGAAGTGCTGTAGGTATATGTATTGAAATTGGCACTCATGTCAATAAAATGCCATCCGAAATAATACAACTTGCAGATAAACATGATTTCCCAATCATTATATTTGAAGAAGTAGTGAAATTTGTTGATATAACGCAAGATCTTCACTCATTAATAATTAACCAACATCATCTAGAACTGAATCAATTAAATTTATTATCAAAAAAATTTAATGAGCTTTCCCTTTCACCAAACGGTATATTAAAAATTCTTCAGGAACTATACGCTAACTTTAAAAAAAGCACCTTATTTATTACGGTTGATACCAAATCTTATTATTACCCTCCTGAAGTTAAGGACATGGATGAACTAATACGTTCCTATTTCAAAGGGTTCAAGGAAAAAAATATGCAACAACGTTTTTTTTCACTAAATGGAGAAAACTTTGCTTTGTTTCCAGTAAAGGGTCTAGGACAAGTCTGGGGATATTTATGTCTACAAGTAAAAGATAGCTTACTAGATGAGTTTTTCTTTACGGTAATGGACTGTGCCGCACTTGCCATCGCACAAATCATGTTGAGAAACAGAACGATTGAAGAAAGAAAACAAAACCAAGAAGATGAACTAGTTCGGAATTTATTACAAGGCAAGAATTATGACCTAAACGAACTGCAATCGGTCATTCCATCCCTGACAATGAATTTGTATTATAGAGTTATTCTCATTCAAACAAATTACCCTGAAATAAACTTAGTTGAAAAAGACTGGGAAGAAATAAAATTACAACGATCGATGATGTTCAAGTCCCTGTTTAAACAACATGGTTTTTTTCCTGCTGTATCCATTGGAAAAAGTGAAATTGCAATTATTTCTTCCTATACTACAGATGATCATTTAATAAAAGATAAGACAAAACTTTCACAGGTAATACAAACAATACGTGAAATAAAGGAACCTAACATCTTGGATGGCAGTAAATGCACGTTTGGTGTAAGTAAAGCCTACAAAGATATTACGCTTGTATCTAGAAGTTATAAGGAAGCTAAAGATGTTTTTATTTTGCAAGAGTCAAAAAAGGTACAAACATTTTTCTACGAGAATCTCGGTGTATTTCGCCTTCTTTTACTATTACACGAAAGTGGACAACTTGAATCTTATATCAATGACTACTTGGGAGGATTATTAAAATACGACCAAGAAACGAAAAGTGATCTGTTCACAACACTTGAAATATACTTGGAATGTAGCGGTTCTAAAAAGGAAGCCGCCGAACAATTGTTTATAGTTCGACAGACACTCTATCACCGCCTCGGAAAAATTGAACAACTTATCGGGAAAGGTTTTATGGATCCTATGAATCGTTTGGCACTTGAAACTGCTATTAAAGCTTACTATCTGGTAAAAAATACCCCCGTAAATAATCATTGA
- a CDS encoding NCS1 family transporter: MKRNSGNYLKSPDLLPISHKEKSISTTGFFFMWIGMSVLLATFAIGAAGVQSIPLGWVVTATFIGSLAIGIFITLIGDIGIEHGISFPVYMRAPFGIVGTHFPSIIRAVSASFWFGVNTYFGATAISVILTILYDYDNWFICFLVFALFQLINTALGIKWVERFAEISVPFIIIVSIWMYSTLSTQALEQGKSVWTWVESPVSGVATITAFMVVVFANMGFWATLGADIPTISRHIKAPKFERNWFKRNKGTLIGSVIALPLTGCFMIMIGAASFTAASTNNPVIALQDSTTGWMLWVLLIMVILTQWSTNISANLVPAAAIYSNTGGPKVSYAVAVFIAGIVGIVIQPWNVMDVILTALLIIGAILSSITGVLFVDYYILRKRRVNVPDLYKNDGQYSYWKGINIAGFLSWIIGGAVACLFLDYSFIIGFIVGSIAYYVLAKYWWFKKYNQKEIEDPDDEKYLGITVGRDWEIDTNGETDEKDDAVSL, encoded by the coding sequence ATGAAAAGGAATTCGGGGAATTACCTAAAGTCACCTGATTTACTTCCAATTTCTCACAAAGAAAAGTCGATTAGTACGACTGGCTTCTTCTTCATGTGGATTGGAATGAGCGTTCTGTTAGCAACATTCGCGATTGGTGCTGCAGGAGTTCAGAGCATTCCTTTAGGTTGGGTCGTTACGGCAACCTTCATAGGATCGCTTGCTATCGGTATATTTATTACATTAATCGGCGATATCGGAATTGAACACGGAATATCATTTCCAGTCTACATGAGAGCACCATTTGGGATAGTTGGAACCCATTTTCCTTCCATAATCCGTGCTGTCTCAGCATCATTTTGGTTTGGGGTAAATACTTACTTTGGCGCAACTGCAATTAGTGTAATTTTAACTATTCTCTATGATTACGATAACTGGTTCATTTGTTTTCTTGTGTTTGCTCTATTTCAATTAATAAACACTGCACTCGGGATAAAATGGGTTGAGCGTTTTGCGGAAATTTCGGTACCATTCATTATTATTGTTTCCATTTGGATGTACAGTACGTTATCAACTCAAGCACTTGAGCAAGGAAAAAGTGTATGGACATGGGTTGAAAGCCCAGTTTCTGGCGTTGCAACGATAACAGCATTTATGGTTGTTGTCTTCGCTAATATGGGATTTTGGGCTACGTTGGGTGCTGACATTCCAACCATTTCAAGGCACATTAAAGCACCAAAATTTGAGAGAAATTGGTTTAAGCGGAATAAAGGTACGTTAATCGGAAGTGTTATCGCACTCCCATTGACGGGATGTTTCATGATTATGATTGGGGCTGCATCATTTACAGCTGCTTCTACAAATAATCCCGTAATAGCCTTGCAGGATAGTACGACTGGATGGATGCTATGGGTCTTATTGATAATGGTCATTCTCACGCAGTGGTCTACCAATATTTCTGCCAACCTTGTTCCAGCCGCGGCTATTTATTCCAACACTGGAGGCCCTAAAGTTTCCTATGCTGTAGCTGTCTTTATAGCAGGAATCGTGGGAATTGTCATCCAACCGTGGAATGTTATGGACGTAATATTAACCGCTTTATTAATCATCGGGGCAATTTTATCATCGATAACCGGCGTTTTGTTTGTAGATTACTATATTTTGCGCAAGCGAAGAGTGAATGTCCCTGATTTATACAAAAACGATGGTCAATACTCTTATTGGAAAGGCATAAATATTGCTGGATTTTTATCCTGGATTATAGGCGGAGCAGTAGCATGTCTATTTTTGGATTACTCCTTCATTATTGGATTTATTGTAGGTTCAATTGCTTATTATGTTTTAGCTAAGTATTGGTGGTTCAAGAAATATAATCAGAAGGAAATAGAAGACCCAGACGATGAAAAGTACTTAGGAATAACAGTTGGACGGGACTGGGAGATAGATACCAATGGTGAAACAGACGAAAAAGATGATGCAGTGAGTTTGTGA
- a CDS encoding M20 family metallopeptidase, giving the protein MNKTELITRKIQDKEDVISLTQALVRIPSVYRPGDPNGNEERAAYFVADYLKKLGIEVHVNVVEPGRPNVIGIVDSGKPGKTLLFEGHTDVVTEGNHDAWEHDPFGAEIIDGRMYGRGTNDTKGNLACMITAVHSLLRNKEQWSGKIILCIPCDEEGFMTGIKHFIKEGWADDVDGAIICEPEENQVCVAQRGAMRIIINVYGKMAHGAISWSGVNPNWRMAKIIVALEELEKKEQERLGKHPLLGWPSISPTILQAPFKGDAQINVIPDHCMTTLDIRTVPGQDHKELVKRIENIFEKLAENDSDFKADYEIIEDRPATSTDKKDPVVEAVARAVKKVTTKEAVYNGVPGATDGTFLHLAGIPIVTIGAGDRDIPHQINEYVDVDELAEATEIYREAALIFLNKGVS; this is encoded by the coding sequence ATGAATAAAACAGAACTAATTACTAGAAAAATACAAGATAAAGAAGATGTAATTTCCTTAACGCAAGCATTAGTCCGAATTCCGAGTGTTTATCGGCCCGGTGATCCAAATGGTAACGAGGAGAGAGCGGCTTACTTTGTCGCTGATTATTTAAAAAAATTAGGTATTGAAGTGCATGTTAATGTGGTTGAACCAGGGAGACCAAATGTAATTGGAATTGTTGACTCGGGAAAGCCTGGTAAAACATTACTATTCGAAGGTCATACCGATGTGGTTACAGAGGGGAATCACGATGCATGGGAACACGATCCCTTTGGGGCAGAAATAATAGATGGAAGAATGTATGGAAGAGGAACGAATGATACAAAAGGCAATTTGGCATGTATGATCACAGCCGTTCATTCACTTTTAAGAAATAAAGAACAATGGTCTGGAAAAATTATTCTTTGTATTCCATGTGATGAAGAAGGGTTTATGACTGGAATCAAACATTTTATAAAGGAAGGTTGGGCAGATGATGTAGATGGAGCCATTATCTGTGAACCAGAGGAAAACCAAGTATGTGTCGCTCAAAGGGGTGCGATGAGAATCATCATAAATGTATATGGAAAAATGGCTCACGGAGCTATTTCGTGGAGTGGCGTTAATCCTAACTGGCGGATGGCAAAAATCATTGTAGCTCTAGAAGAACTTGAGAAAAAAGAACAGGAACGACTGGGAAAACATCCGTTATTAGGGTGGCCAAGTATATCCCCGACAATATTACAAGCACCTTTTAAAGGAGATGCACAAATTAACGTTATTCCGGATCATTGCATGACAACATTAGATATAAGAACCGTTCCAGGGCAAGATCATAAAGAATTAGTTAAACGTATAGAAAACATTTTCGAAAAGCTTGCTGAGAACGATTCAGACTTTAAGGCGGATTATGAAATTATAGAGGATCGTCCAGCAACAAGCACAGATAAAAAAGATCCAGTTGTTGAAGCGGTAGCACGTGCAGTTAAAAAGGTAACAACTAAGGAAGCGGTTTATAATGGTGTCCCTGGAGCAACGGATGGAACATTTTTACATCTTGCTGGTATTCCGATAGTTACAATCGGAGCTGGTGACCGAGATATCCCGCATCAGATTAATGAATACGTAGATGTGGACGAACTAGCTGAGGCGACTGAAATCTACAGGGAAGCTGCATTAATCTTCTTGAACAAAGGTGTATCTTAA
- a CDS encoding YhdT family protein: MKRDSKKVDPRYKIANREALIGLGLVIVNFIWWFSFAYGMGSKPVDEYSYIFGFPAWFFYSCIVGTVIMTILVIVVVKFWFVEVDLGDEEGDKE, from the coding sequence ATGAAACGGGATAGTAAAAAAGTAGATCCGAGGTATAAAATTGCCAATCGAGAAGCGCTGATAGGGTTAGGACTGGTAATAGTTAATTTTATTTGGTGGTTTAGCTTCGCCTATGGGATGGGGAGCAAACCTGTTGATGAGTACAGTTATATATTTGGGTTTCCGGCCTGGTTTTTTTATAGCTGCATAGTCGGTACGGTAATTATGACAATTTTGGTTATTGTTGTCGTTAAATTTTGGTTTGTTGAAGTCGATCTTGGCGACGAGGAGGGAGACAAAGAATGA
- a CDS encoding CoA-acylating methylmalonate-semialdehyde dehydrogenase gives MTQTIVKSLKNYVGGKWIEAKSEKTESVYNPATGEIIAHVPISSKEDLDHAVEVASEAFQSWKEVPVPKRARILFKYQQLLVEHWDELAELLTIENGKSLKEAQGEVLRGIECVEYASGAPSLMMGSQLPSIATGLESGVYRYPIGVIGGITPFNFPMMVPCWMFPMAIVTGNTFILKPSERTPLLANRLAELLQEAGLPEGVFNIVHGAHDVVNGLLEHKEIAAISFVGSQPVAEYVYKKGTENLKRVQALAGAKNHSVVLNDANLENAADQIISAAFGSAGERCMACSVVAVEDSIADEFTEMLVQKANEVKIGNGLDEGVFLGPVIRDNHKERTLQYIEDGEKGGAKLIRDGRKDESVKKEGYFVGPTIFDHVTSEMKIWEDEIFAPVLSISRVKDLEDAVELTNKSRFANGACIFTKDGGSVRTFRETIDAGMLGVNIGVPAPMAFFPFSGWKDSFYGDLHANGKDGVEFYTRKKVVTTRWV, from the coding sequence ATGACTCAAACAATTGTAAAATCATTAAAGAACTATGTTGGCGGAAAATGGATTGAGGCAAAGTCGGAGAAAACAGAAAGTGTTTATAATCCTGCGACAGGAGAAATAATTGCCCATGTGCCTATTTCTTCAAAAGAAGATTTAGATCATGCGGTAGAAGTTGCTAGTGAAGCTTTTCAAAGTTGGAAGGAAGTTCCGGTTCCAAAACGTGCTCGTATTCTATTTAAATATCAACAACTACTGGTTGAACACTGGGATGAATTAGCAGAATTACTAACAATCGAAAACGGTAAGAGTCTAAAAGAAGCGCAAGGAGAGGTATTGCGTGGCATAGAATGTGTCGAGTATGCATCAGGGGCACCGTCATTAATGATGGGTAGTCAATTGCCTTCAATCGCAACAGGTCTTGAGTCTGGTGTCTACCGCTACCCTATCGGTGTTATAGGTGGAATCACACCATTCAATTTTCCAATGATGGTGCCATGTTGGATGTTCCCGATGGCAATTGTTACAGGTAACACATTCATTTTAAAACCATCTGAGCGTACACCATTACTTGCAAATCGTTTAGCTGAATTGCTACAAGAAGCAGGATTGCCTGAAGGTGTATTCAATATAGTCCACGGGGCACATGATGTGGTAAATGGATTATTAGAGCACAAAGAAATAGCTGCTATTTCATTTGTAGGTTCACAACCTGTTGCCGAATATGTATACAAAAAAGGTACCGAAAACCTTAAACGAGTCCAGGCACTTGCAGGGGCTAAAAATCATTCTGTCGTACTAAACGATGCTAACTTAGAAAATGCGGCCGACCAAATAATTAGTGCTGCATTTGGATCTGCAGGCGAGCGTTGTATGGCATGTTCTGTTGTAGCTGTAGAAGATTCAATTGCCGATGAATTTACTGAAATGCTTGTTCAAAAAGCCAATGAAGTAAAGATTGGTAATGGCTTGGATGAGGGAGTATTCTTAGGTCCAGTTATTCGCGATAATCATAAAGAACGTACGTTACAATATATTGAAGATGGTGAAAAAGGAGGAGCAAAACTTATTCGGGATGGTCGTAAAGATGAAAGTGTCAAGAAAGAAGGCTATTTCGTCGGACCAACTATATTTGATCATGTAACAAGTGAAATGAAAATTTGGGAAGATGAAATTTTCGCCCCTGTTCTATCTATTAGCAGAGTGAAAGACTTAGAAGATGCAGTTGAGCTAACAAACAAATCACGTTTTGCAAATGGTGCATGTATTTTTACAAAAGATGGTGGGAGTGTTCGTACTTTCCGAGAGACGATAGATGCAGGTATGCTTGGTGTAAACATTGGTGTACCAGCTCCAATGGCATTTTTTCCATTCTCTGGATGGAAAGATTCCTTTTATGGTGATTTACATGCGAATGGTAAAGATGGTGTTGAGTTCTATACACGAAAGAAAGTCGTTACTACTCGCTGGGTGTAA
- the panF gene encoding sodium/pantothenate symporter, with protein MNWAVITPLIIFLVVIFFIGFWASKYVNTSSNFLQEYFLGSRELGGFVLAMTMTATYGSAGSFIGGPGIAYTEGLGWVLLAMSQVATGYFVLMILGKKFAIMSRKYNSITMVDFLKERYKSKWVVIISAVSIIIFLFSAMAAQWVGGARLLESLTGLNYTTALFIFAVSVLVYVVIGGFRAVAVTDAVQGVVMVIGTLVLLIATVIAGGGISNIMADLTAENPNFITPFGADASLTPAYVSSFWILVGVGVVALPQIAVRAMSYKNSKSLHRAIIIGTVVVGFIMLGMHLIGVFARPILPGIEVGDKVMPLIALEVLPAWLAGIVLSAPLAAIMSTVDSLLILVSSTIIKDVYLNYIEPKASSDKIKKLSVSITAVLGSIVFLMALNPPDLLIWLNLFAFGGLEAAFIWPIVMGLYWDKANKYGALTSMVLGISTYILFDTYYPQPLGMHSVVLPIVISFFAFVIVSIMTHKKLMNNSTDQVQRSVKA; from the coding sequence ATGAATTGGGCGGTAATTACACCTTTAATTATATTTTTAGTTGTCATATTTTTTATTGGTTTTTGGGCAAGCAAATATGTAAATACGTCGAGTAATTTTTTACAGGAATATTTCCTTGGTAGTCGTGAGTTAGGTGGCTTTGTTTTAGCTATGACGATGACTGCAACGTATGGAAGTGCTGGTAGTTTTATCGGTGGTCCAGGTATCGCATACACAGAAGGACTTGGTTGGGTCTTACTTGCCATGTCGCAAGTAGCTACAGGATATTTTGTATTAATGATTTTGGGAAAGAAATTTGCCATTATGTCCAGAAAATATAACTCTATAACAATGGTAGACTTTCTAAAAGAACGCTATAAAAGTAAATGGGTAGTGATTATTTCAGCAGTAAGTATTATTATCTTTTTATTTTCTGCAATGGCTGCTCAATGGGTTGGTGGTGCAAGATTACTTGAATCATTAACAGGCCTAAACTATACTACAGCACTATTTATATTTGCTGTATCGGTATTAGTATATGTAGTAATTGGTGGCTTTCGAGCAGTTGCTGTAACCGATGCAGTGCAAGGGGTTGTAATGGTTATAGGAACATTAGTGTTGTTAATTGCCACGGTTATCGCTGGTGGTGGGATCTCCAACATTATGGCAGATTTAACTGCTGAAAATCCAAATTTTATAACACCGTTTGGTGCGGATGCATCACTGACTCCAGCATATGTATCTTCGTTTTGGATCCTGGTAGGTGTTGGGGTAGTTGCTTTACCGCAAATTGCAGTCAGAGCTATGTCGTACAAAAATTCCAAGTCGTTGCACCGTGCAATCATTATCGGGACTGTTGTAGTTGGTTTCATAATGTTAGGTATGCATCTGATTGGAGTATTTGCGAGACCGATTTTACCTGGGATTGAGGTTGGCGATAAAGTAATGCCATTAATAGCATTAGAGGTGCTGCCTGCATGGTTGGCAGGGATCGTATTATCTGCACCACTAGCAGCAATTATGTCAACAGTAGACTCGTTATTGATACTTGTTAGTTCGACAATCATAAAGGATGTCTATTTAAATTATATTGAGCCGAAAGCATCATCCGATAAGATTAAAAAATTAAGTGTTTCGATAACAGCTGTATTAGGGAGCATCGTATTCTTAATGGCATTAAATCCACCTGATTTGTTAATATGGTTGAATTTATTTGCCTTTGGTGGGTTAGAGGCAGCGTTTATTTGGCCTATTGTAATGGGGCTTTACTGGGATAAGGCAAATAAATACGGAGCACTGACATCAATGGTTCTTGGTATAAGCACATACATTTTATTTGATACGTATTATCCACAACCCTTAGGAATGCATTCTGTTGTCCTACCAATAGTAATATCATTTTTTGCTTTTGTAATTGTGAGTATTATGACACATAAAAAATTGATGAATAACAGTACAGATCAAGTTCAAAGGAGCGTGAAAGCATGA